The genomic window GCAGCGGCTGCACTGCCCTTAAGTAACGTAGAGTCGCCCGGTTGACAGTTGGACCAAGCTGAATGAACGCAAGGTGAACACACCGGCGCGATTGCATCTGTTTCGTGTGACATTTGCCGCAGCTTTACTGGGTGGCCCCGGCAGGTCACTTTCGCGCCATGCGCCGTTCGGGTTTCGGCCGAATCGCGTCAGGTGCGTCACAGGCTTCGCTCCCAGCGAGCCGATTCGGCCCATCAGGTCCGATCGCGTTCCCGCACAGCGTAGGCGACGTCGACATGGGCGGTCGTGAAACCGAGGCGGGTGTAGGTGTGGACGGCGGCGGTGTTGTCGGCTTCCGTGTACAGCAGGACTTCCGGGAGACCGCGGTCGCGCAGGTGGTGCAGGCCCGCGAGGGTGAGGAGACGGCCGAGGCCGCGGCCCTGAGCGGCGGGATCGATGCCCACGATGTAGACCTCGCCGGCCGGGGGATTCTCCTCGTGGTGCACCTTGGTCCAGTGGAAACCGAGGATGCGCGAGGGATCGTCGGCGCCGGTGGCGATGAACAGGCCTTTCGGGTCGAACCACGGTTCGGCGCGGCGCACGTCGATATCGCGCTCGGTCCAGCCGCCCTGCTCGGGATGCCAGTGGAAGGCGGCGTTGTTGACGCGCAGCAGTTCGGCGTCGTCGACGGGGCCCGAATAGGTGCGCAGAACGATTCCGTCCGGCACCGTCAGCTCCGGTAGCTCCGGTGTTGCCAGCGGGCGGCGCATCTGCCACAGCTCACGCGCTGTCACCAAGTCGAGCCGCGCCGCGACCGCCTTGGCAGGGGGCCGATCGCCATGCGCCCACACCCGCGCGCCCGCACCGCCTTCCGTCAGCGCGGCCCGCACGAGTTCGGTTCCGACACCGCTCTTGCGTGCCTCGGGATCCACGGCCACTTCCGTCATCGCGGGGTGCTCCCCGTGCGCCGCAACGAGATTGGCGTACCCGACGATCGCGCCCGCACGCTCGGCGATCAGATGCTTCGCCGCCCCCTTCTCGCCCAACGACAGCACGGCCTGCTCGGAGACGGGCGCCACGCCATCGGCGGCAGTGGCCCGGCCGAGCAATTCCCGCACCGCCCGCGCGGCATCGGCATCCAGCTCGTCGGCCCATCGCAGATCGACCACGACCTACCCCTCTCCGTACGGCGCCACCGACGCCTCCGCTCGCGGGGACCGGGCTGGCCGCCGCACCTTTCGCAGTCTGTCAGCGTTCGAGGCGGGCGCGGCATTCCGGGGCCGGGTCGGCTGTGGTCGCGGTGCGAACCGGGTGGGTCGGCTGTGGTTGTGCCCTGGAATGGGTCGGCTTTCGTTCGGTCGCGCGCGGAGGGTGGGCGCGTTGGCAGACGTTCCGCCCGCGCGCCTGCCGAAATGGCTGGGCGATCCGATGTTCTCCCCGAGGCGGTGCTGGGCGCGTCGGGTGCCGTACCCGGCTTACCTCCCGCAGTCAGGCGGGTGGGCTTGGCTTCCAGCCCGGTCGACCGGCTGTGGTCGCGTCTAGGGAGCTCTGATCGACGGGAGTCAAATGGTGGATCCTGGAGTGTGTTGAGCCGCCATTTGACTACCGTCGAATCCATTTCCCTATCGACGGGAGAGAAATGGTGGTTGGGGTGGCCTCGGCTCTACTGCACCGAGCCGTTGACGGGCGTCAGGGTGGAGTCGTCGCCTTCGGAGTCGTCGTCGGGGAAGGTGACGGGCTCGCCTTTGGCGGCGGTGCGTGCTGGGCGGACCGCCTTGTAGCCGACGTTGCGGACCGTGCCGATGAGCGATTCGTATTCGCTGCCGAGCTTGGCGCGCAGGCGGCGGACGTGCACGTCGACGGTGCGGGTGCCGCCGAAGAAGTCGTAGCCCCACACCTCTTGCAGCAGCTGGGCGCGGGTGAACACCCGGCCGGCATGCTGGGCGAGGTACTTGAGGAGCTCGAACTCCTTGTAGGTGAGGTCGAGCGGGCGGCCGCGCAGCCGGGCGGTGTAGGTGCCCTCGTCGATGACGAGCTCGCCGAGGGTGATCTTGCCGGTGTTCTCGGGGCTCGCCACGCCACCGTTGCGGCCGACGAGCAGGCGCAGCCGGGCGTCGAGCTCGGCGGGGCCGGTGCCGGGCAGCAGGATGTCGTCCAGACCCCAGTCCGCGTTCACCGCGACGAGGCCGCCCTCGGTGAGCACCGCGACGACCGGCACCGACGAGCCGGTGCTGCCGAGCAAACGGCAGAGTCCGCGCGCGGCGGCGAGATCGGTGCGGGCGTCGACCAGCGCGACATCGGCGGTACCCGCCTCCAACAGCGACGCCACCTCGGTCGGAGCGGGCCGCACGTTGTGCGCGAGCAGCGCGAGCGACGGCAACACCGACTCGGGGTTGGGGTCGGAGGTCAGCAGGAGCAGCTCCACAAGCCCTCCTCCCATCTCGTAGCGCCGGGGCAACAGCAGCGTTGCCGAAAGCCACATCGCTAATTCATAGGTAATCGAGTGCAAGATTAGCGCGTCGACCACGATGACCTCGCCATCCGGGTGACGGTGAGACCGTCGCGACCCGCGAGACGCCGTCGCATTACTGTTCATGGCATGCGCAAGCTGATCATCGGACTGCTGTGTCTCGCGGGTTTGGCGGTCGTCGTCGATTTCGGCGCCGCGGCTTACTCCGAGTACCGCGTCTCGCGCACCCTGCGCGAGGGAGCCGATCTCAGCGCCGATCCCGAGGTGACCATCCACGGTTTCCCGTTCCTCGGCCAGGCCATCGACGGCCGGTACCAGAACATGGTGATCCGCGCGGCCGTCGTCCGCCCCGACATTCCCGGCGAGATCTCGGTGGACGCGACCCTCACCGGCGTGCGGGTGAGCATGAGCGATCTGGCCGACGGCAACGTGCGCAAGGTGCCGGTGGAGAAGGTCCAGGCGGCGATGCGGATCGAACCGGTCGAACTCGGTCGCCTCTTCAATATTCCCGACCTGCAAGTGCATTCGCGCCCGGCGGACAAATCGGACGGAACGGGCGGCTCCGGCGGCACCGGCATGACGACCGAGGGCGCGCTCGTGCTCACCGGCACGCTGCCGGGCAGCACCGCCCAGCCCGGCAAGTCCGGCGCGCAGAACGGTGACAAGGTCGCGGTGCAGGCCGAGCTGACGCTCGACGGCGACCAGGTCAAGATCGTCGCCACCGGCTTCTACCGCAGCAGCGACACCGACCTCACCACGACCGCCGTCGTCCCCGAGGCCGACCGCCCCGCCGTCCTCGCGCGCTTCACGCGCACTATCGATACGAAGGACCTGCCCTTCGGCGTACGCCCGACGAAGGTGTTCGCACTCGGCGGGCAGATCTTGGTCGAGGGCAAAGGAGAGAACGTGACGATCGACCTGGACCGGCTACAGAGACCATGACCGAAATCACACTGCTCGCTCTCGTTCTGATCACCGCGCTGGCCGTCGGGCTGGCGCTGCGCGGCCGACACGGCAAGTTGCGCGCGACCACGCCCGTCGAAACCGCCTCGGCGCGCGCCGACCTGCTCGCCGCGGTCGGCGTGACCGGTTCGGGTCCTGCGGTGCTGCACTTCTCCGCCGACTGGTGCGGACCGTGCGACGCGGTTCGCCGGGTGGTTGCCGGAGTCGCGACGGATCTGGCCGAGACCCCGCGCCCGCCGCAGGACATCGAGGTCGACATCGACGCCGAACCCGCACTGGCCAAGGAGCTGAACGTGCTGTCGCTGCCGACGACGTTCGTCTTCGACATCGAGGGCAAGGAGCGCTTCCGCATTTCGGGCGTCCCCAAGGCGGGCGATCTCCGCTCCGCGTTGGCCCCCTTGACGGGGCAGAACCAGTCCTGACGCCGCCGGATGGCGACTGTGACGTACCCCGGGTCCAATTCTCCGTCCCAATTGGGTAAACTGCCTCTCGTGCAAGCCAACCACGAGCTGATGCTCACCCGACGCCGCACAGTTGATCTGTGTCGGCTCGGTGGTTGTTGCTGCCTGTGCCGCTGATCGGTCGGCTTCCCAGTCTTTCCTGACGCCGACCGCTGCCCGCCGTGCGAGTGATCTCACGATCCCCCGGCGAACTGGCAACTTTCCAGCCAATCAACGCATTCAGCGCAGGAGTACGCACAATGTCCACCGAAACCCGGAACACTTCCGAAGATCAAGCCATTCCCCTCGCGACCGACCGCGTCGACGTGCGCGGTCCGCGCTTCGCGGCCTGGGTGACCACCGCCGTCCTCGTCTTGGTCCTGCTCGCCGCGGCCGTCTCGCCCGTCGCCGCCGCGGTCCTGATCGCGCTGCAAGCGGTCGTCTTCGCGGTCGGCGCGGCCGCCGGTCCGCGCAAGCACCCGTACGGCCGGATCTTCGCCACGTTCCTCGCGCCGCGCCTCGCCCCCACCAGCGAGACCGAGCCGACGCCGCCGCTGCGATTCGCGCAGCTGCTCGGCTTCGTGTTCGCGGCCGTCAGCCTGCTGGGCTTCGTGCTCGGCTCCACAGTCGTCGGCGCGGTGTTCGCCGGCTTTGCCCTGTTCGCGGCGTTCCTGAACGCGGCGTTCGGGATCTGCCTGGGTTGCCAGATCTATCCGCTGGTGGCCCGCTTCCGCCGGACCCCAGTCTCGGCACCGAACTGACCCTGCAAGTCATATCTGAAAGGAACACAATGGCTCGCTCCGATGTCCTGGTCTCCGTTGACTGGGCCGAAGAGAACCTCAACGCCCCCGGCGTCGTCTTCGTCGAGGTCGATGAGGACACCTCCGCCTACGACGGCGGACACATCGAGGGCGCCGTCCGGCTCGATTGGAAGAAGGACCTGCAGGATCAGGTTCGTCGTGACTTCGTGAATCAGGAGCAGTTCTCCGACCTGCTCTCGGCGCGCGGCATCTCGAACGACGACGAGGTCATCCTCTACGGCGGCAACAACAACTGGTTCGCCGCGTACGCCTACTGGTACTTCAAGCTGTACGGCCACAACAACGTCAAGCTGCTCGACGGCGGCCGCAAGAAGTGGGAGCTGGACGGCCGTCCGCTGTCCACCGAGGCCGTGAACCGTCCCGCCACCCAGTACAAGGCGTCGGCGCCCGACCTGTCGATCCGCGCGTTCCGCGACGAGGTCATCGCGGCCATCGGCACCAAGAACCTGGTCGACGTGCGTTCGCCCGACGAGTTCTCCGGCAAGATCCTCGCTCCCGCGCACCTGCCGCAGGAGCAGAGCCAGCGTCCCGGCCACATCCCGGGCGCCATCAACGTGCCGTGGAGCAAGGCGGCCAACGAGGACGGCACCTTCAAGTCCGACGCCGAGCTCACCGAGATCTACAAGGAAGCCGGTCTGGACGGCGAGAAGGACACCATCGCCTACTGCCGCATCGGCGAGCGTTCCTCGCACACCTGGTTCGTGCTGCAGGAGCTGCTCGGCCACCAGAACGTCAAGAACTACGACGGGAGCTGGACCGAGTACGGCTCCCTCGTCGGTGCACCGATCGAGTTGGGAGCGTAATCAACATGTGTGCAGCACCTACCCAGGGTCAGGCCATCCCCGCAGGCGTCGACGTGGAGAAGGAGACGGTCATCACCGGCCGTGTCCTGAGCACCGACGGTCAGCCGGTCGGCGGCGCGTTCGTGCGGCTGCTCGACGGCAACGGTGACTTCACCGCCGAGGTCGTCGCCTCCGGCACCGGTGACTTCCGCTTCTTCGCGGCTCCGGGCTCGTGGACCGTGCGTGCGCTGTCCTCCGCGGGCAACGGCTCGGCCGAGGTCCGCCCCGAGGGCGCGGGCATCCACGCCGTGGACGTCGCGGTCGCCAAGTAAGGCACGTAGTAGTAACCACCAACGGCCCCGGCGCTTCCCCGAGGAAGCGCCGGGGCCGTTGTGTTGCCCGGAAGTGGCGCTCGTTAGACTCCGAGACGTGGTCCTCTTCTTCGAAATTCTGCTGGTCCTGGTGTCCGTGCTGATCGGCTGGTTCGGTCTGTACGTCTTCTACCGGCTGTTCACCGAGTCATGAGTGACCTCGCGAGCGAAGGTTCCAATTCGGCCGAGCGAGCGAGTGAACAGATGAACGGCAGCGCTCCCGCCGGGAAGCCCGAGCGGGGTGACGACGTGACCCGGCGCAGCGGCGACCAAGCCGTGGCCGAGGCCGCCGAACGCGCCAAATCGACCGGCGCTCGCAACATTCCGGTGCTGCCGGACCTGCCGCTGCCCGAGGACACCGCGAACCTGCGACTCGGTCCGGATCTGAGCGCCTCCATGCTGGCCCTGCTGCCCATGGTCGGCGTGTGGCGTGGCGAAGGCGAGGGCAACGACCCCGAGCGCGGGGACTACCGCTTCGGCCAGCAGATCGTCGTCTCGCACGACGGCGGCGACTACCTTTCCTGGGACTCCCGCTCCTGGGTCATCGAGGCCGACGGCGGCTACGGCGGACCCGATCTCCGCGAAAGCGGTTTCTGGCGGGTCGGCATCGACGGCAACGACGAGGTCATCGAGCTCCTGCTCACGCACAGCTCCGGCATCGTCGAACTCTTCTACGGCACCGCGCTCACCCAGTCCTCCTGGGAGTTGGCCACCGACGTGGTGATCCGCAGCCAGTCCGGCGTCGTCGTCGGCGGAGCCAAGCGCCTCTACGGCATCATCGAGGGCGGCGACCTCGCCTACGTCGAAGAGCGCGTCGTCGCCGACGGGCCCCTCGAACCCCGCCTCTCCGCCCGCCTTCAGCGCTACATCGGCTGACCCGCCGCCCCGGTCTTCCCCGGCCGAGGTCGGCGGCCAGCCGGTCGTCGTGACTCAGCCCCGCTGACCGATCGCGGTCAGGTCGATGTCGATCGGGAACGGCACGCTGACCTTCAGTCGGTCGTGGAAGATCCCGGTTGGGACATAGCGACGCGTGGCTGGATCGATCTCGTAGACGTACACCACAACGGTGCCGTCTCCCCCCTCGATCCGCCAGTAGTGCGGAATGCCGGCGTTCGAGTACTTCAACGGCTTCGTTTCGCGATCTCGCTCTTCTGAATCCGGTGAGACAACCTCGACGGCCAAGACCAGATCCTCGGCGAAGTAATAAGTGTCCGGGTCCTCGCGGTTCATCGCGTCGAGCGTCACCACGATCACGTCCGGCTCCGGCATCTGGCGCTTTCCGAGCTTGACTGCCATCTCGCGGTCGGCCCGGAGATGCGGAGGTGCCTGTAGGTCCAGTTCCCGCCGGAAGAGGTCGAGTACCTGACGGTGCCACTTCCGCTGCGGGCTCACGAAGATGAGACTCCCATCAATCAGCTCGGTGTGCTTCGGGAGGCCGCGCATCCGTAGAAACTCCTCGACAGTGAAACCACCGGCAGGCGGAATCACCCAATCGGGCAGCGGCTCAACGGTCATCGCCCCAGCGTAGCGCCACTTGGGACGCGCTGTTGACCAAAAATGGAACGACCCCCGAGCCATACCCGGCGGGTTCGGGAACCTGCGCGGGTCCCGGTCGGACAAGACCGGGGGCTCGGGGGTCGGGTGACTGCCTGGTATTCGCTCGGCGCCTCGCGCGGGCGGATACCACCTGCAGCGGTGGCGCTAGCGGACAGCCACCTCACGTGTCCTGGAATTACTCATTCTTCGAACCACCTCCTTCCTGTGTACTGACGAAATTAGCGAAGGATCAGCAGGTCGGCAACGTATTTTCGCGCGGGGCGGAATCTGCTCGATATTCGACCGTGACCTGGGCCGATGCGTCGAAGTGGACGATCGCGTCGGCCCGGTGCTCGTCCGGCAGCTGATGCGTGACGACCACCACTGTCCGGTCCGGATCGACCAGTCCGCTCGCGGGGTCGAGCAGGGCGCGCAGCAGGTCGGCGCCGTCCTCGGCCTCGAGGTGTTCGGTGGGCTCGTCGAGCAGCAGGACCCGGGCCGGTGCGAGCAGAGCGCGGGCGAGCAGGAGGCGGCGGCGCTGTCCGCCGGAGACCGCGGCCGCCCCGCCGACCAGCTCGGTGTGAATACCGTCCGCCAGCGAATCCAGCCAGTCGCCGAGACCGACCGCGCGCAGCGCCTTCTCGGCCTCGGCTTCGGTGATGTCGCCACGAGCGACCCGCAGGTTCTCCAGGACGCTCGTGCCGAACAGGTGCGCGTCCTCGGCGAAGAAGGTGGTGTCGGGCCTAGGGGTGTCGAACAGCCCGGCCCACGACATGAGCAGCGTGGTCTTGCCCGCGCCGCTCGGACCGACGACGGCGATGCGGCGTCCGGCGGGGAGTTCGGGCAGTTCGCGCAGGCCGGACTCGCGGCGCGGGTCGGCGGCTTCGGCGGCCGAGAGCCTGCGCAGCGCGGCCCGCGCGGTGGTGATGGCCTGCGCGGCGGCCGGTAGGGGCCCGACCGCTTCGAAAGCCGAGAGCGGCAGCAGCACGAGAATCGTGAGCGCCATGGGCGTCATGGCGCCGGGCGAGCCACCGTTCGGGCCGTAGATCGCGATGCCGATGAGCAGGGCGCCGAGCACGCTGGCCCCGATGGCGAGCGGTGTCGCCGCGGCGGCCGAAGCGGTGTGGGAGGCGGCCTTGTCCTCGGCGGCGACCGCGCGTTCGCCCGCCTTCTTCGCCGCGGTCAGCGCCGCGTCCAGTCGTCCGGCGACGCGCAGTTCGGCCGCGTGGTCCAGCACGGTGAGCGCCTGCGCGGTGAATTCGGCGCGGTCGGCGCGCACCGCCGTCTCCGCTTCCCGCGCGGCCCGCGCCGAGAGCCAGGGCGCGAGAATGCCCGAAACCCCCAGCGCCACGGCGAGAATCACCGCCGCCGCGACGGAGATCGTGGCCAGCAGCCCGATCGCGGCGAACGCCAGCACGACAGCGACCGCGATCGGCACCAGCGCCCGCACCACGACCGCACCGAGATCGTCGATATCGCTGCCGATCCGGACCAGCAGATCACCGCGCCGCAACGGCGCCGCGCTCCGCGGCTCGGCATCGGTACCGCGCGCCCGGCGCAACCACACATCCGATCCCGCCAGCGTGCGGTAGACGCTCGTGCGCGCGGTGGTCATCGACCGCAGCGCGACGTCGTGCGTCGCAAGCCTTTCCAGATACCGGCACAGTCCGCGCGAAATACCGAGCGCCCGCACCGACACCACCGCGACGCTCAAATCCAGCACCGGCGGCATCTGCCACGCCCGCGCGATCAGCCACGCCGCCAGCGCCGCCAGCCCGAGCCCGCTGCCGAGCGCCAGCACGCCCCACCCGACCGCCACCGCGACCCGCCATGGGGACAACTCCAGCAGACCCCACATCCGGCGGAAGTCGCCGCCGAGCGACGAGCGCGCCAGACCTCGCGTGCTCGAGCGGGAATCGGCGACGTCGCCCACATCACGATCGTTCTTCGTCCTCATGATCCGCTCACCCCGTCGTAGACCGAGGCTCGCACGTGCACAACGTGATCCGCGGCGGCTAGAACCGAGGCGCGGTGGCCGATGACGACGACCGTGGCGCCCTCGCGGGCTTTGGCCCGGAGGGCGGCGAGCACGGCGGACTCGCTCTCGGCGTCGAGGTGGGCGGTCGGCTCGTCGAGCAGGAGGACGGGGCGGTCGGCCGCGAGCACCCTGGTCAGCGCGAGGCGCTGGCGTTGGCCGAGGGACAGGCCGGTGCCGCCCGCACCGACGACGGTGTCCCAGCGCTGCGGCAACTCGTCCAGCACGGCGTCGAATCCGGTAGCGGCGCAGGCGGCTTCGAGCGCTGCTGCGCGATCCGAATCGTCGGCGGCCCGCGCGCCCAGCAGTTCCAGGTTCTCCCGCAACGTGCCCGGCACCAGCACCGGCCGCTGCGGCAGCCAAGCCACCCGCGCCCACCACGCCTCGGCGTCCAGCTCGCGCACATCGGTCCCGTCGACGAGCACGCATCCGTTCTCCGGCCGCACGAGGCCGAGCATCGCGAGGAACGCCGTCGACTTGCCGCTCCCGTTGGGCCCGGTCAGCACGGTCACCGCGCCGGGACGCAACACCACCGAGAGTGCGTCCGGCGCCAACCCGTCCCGCGCCCGCACGCCGAGATCGCGAAACTCGACGCTGCCGAGCGACTCCGGTCGCGCCGCACCCGAATCCTGCGTCGGCTCGCCCACTCCATCCGGCTCGAGAATCGCGAACGCCTTGTCCGCCGCCGCCATCCCGTCCTGCGCCGCGTGGAACCGCTCTCCCACCATCCGCAGCGGCAGATACACCTCCGGCGCGAGGATCAGCGCGACCAGCCCGGCGTACAACTCCATCTCGCCGAAGACCAGGCGCAGGCCGATCGACACCGCGATCAGCGCCACGCTGAGCGTCGCGAGCAACTCCAAGACCATCGACGACAGGAACGCGATCCGCAACGCCCGCATCGTGCGCGAGCGCAGCGCGTCCCCGAGATCGCGGACCCGGTGCGCCATGGTCCGCGCCGAATCCTGCCCGCTACCCACACGATCCGAATCCGCCGCCGATTCCGCGCCTCGCCGCGACCGCATCGACTCGCGCCCGGTCCGGTCCACGTCCGCATCCCGCCCCGTCGCCGATACCGCGCCCTGCCGTTCCTCGGCCGAGCCACTCCCCACCCGAGCGGCACCCACGCCTCCATCCCGTCCGGAGCCGGACCGAGCAGCATCCGCGCCCTGCTCCCGCACCGAACGCGACCGCCCGGCAGCAGCACTTTCCCGCCCCAGCGCACGCAACGTCGGCATCCCGGCGAACAAGTCCAGCAACTGATCCGACAGCCGAGTCGTCGCCTCCAGCGTCGCCGCCGCCCGCCCCTGCGTCAGCAACCCGATCAGCACCATGAAGATCGGAATGAGCGGCAACGTGACCACCGCGATCCCGCCGGACACCAGATCGTGCATCGCGATGACCGCCAAAACGATCGGCGGCACCAGCACGGCGAGCAAAAGTGCGGGCAGATACCCGCTGAGATAACCCCGCAATCCCGAGAGACCGGTCCCGACCACCACCGCGAGTTCGGTTCTCCGGCTCTCCAATTCGCGCGGCGACAGCCGTGCACCGGCCGCGAGCACGGCCGACTCGAGCTCCGCGACCACACCGGCCCCGGCTCGGTGCGCCACCCTGGCCTGCACCCAGCTCGCCGCCACTCGCGCACCGACGGACACGGTCAGCACCGCGAGTTCGGTTGTCCACGAGCCGAACCCGCGCGCACCGGGATCGGTGATGACCCCGGCCAGCACCCGAGCCAACGTCACGGCGGTGACCACTATCGACGCCGTGATCACCACGGACAGCGCGACGCTCAGCACCAGATACCGGCGCGCCGAGCGGGCATACCGCCACAGGCGCGGGTCGACGGGCGGACGTGCCATGGCCGATCAGTCCTTGCCCGGCCTCGGCGGCAGTCCGATGTGCGCCGGAATGTGGTCCACGGTCAGGCGTTTGCGGAAGACCCAGTAGGTCCAGCCCTGGTAGC from Nocardia bhagyanarayanae includes these protein-coding regions:
- a CDS encoding winged helix-turn-helix transcriptional regulator → MELLLLTSDPNPESVLPSLALLAHNVRPAPTEVASLLEAGTADVALVDARTDLAAARGLCRLLGSTGSSVPVVAVLTEGGLVAVNADWGLDDILLPGTGPAELDARLRLLVGRNGGVASPENTGKITLGELVIDEGTYTARLRGRPLDLTYKEFELLKYLAQHAGRVFTRAQLLQEVWGYDFFGGTRTVDVHVRRLRAKLGSEYESLIGTVRNVGYKAVRPARTAAKGEPVTFPDDDSEGDDSTLTPVNGSVQ
- a CDS encoding ABC transporter ATP-binding protein/permease, with protein sequence MARPPVDPRLWRYARSARRYLVLSVALSVVITASIVVTAVTLARVLAGVITDPGARGFGSWTTELAVLTVSVGARVAASWVQARVAHRAGAGVVAELESAVLAAGARLSPRELESRRTELAVVVGTGLSGLRGYLSGYLPALLLAVLVPPIVLAVIAMHDLVSGGIAVVTLPLIPIFMVLIGLLTQGRAAATLEATTRLSDQLLDLFAGMPTLRALGRESAAAGRSRSVREQGADAARSGSGRDGGVGAARVGSGSAEERQGAVSATGRDADVDRTGRESMRSRRGAESAADSDRVGSGQDSARTMAHRVRDLGDALRSRTMRALRIAFLSSMVLELLATLSVALIAVSIGLRLVFGEMELYAGLVALILAPEVYLPLRMVGERFHAAQDGMAAADKAFAILEPDGVGEPTQDSGAARPESLGSVEFRDLGVRARDGLAPDALSVVLRPGAVTVLTGPNGSGKSTAFLAMLGLVRPENGCVLVDGTDVRELDAEAWWARVAWLPQRPVLVPGTLRENLELLGARAADDSDRAAALEAACAATGFDAVLDELPQRWDTVVGAGGTGLSLGQRQRLALTRVLAADRPVLLLDEPTAHLDAESESAVLAALRAKAREGATVVVIGHRASVLAAADHVVHVRASVYDGVSGS
- a CDS encoding DUF1416 domain-containing protein → MCAAPTQGQAIPAGVDVEKETVITGRVLSTDGQPVGGAFVRLLDGNGDFTAEVVASGTGDFRFFAAPGSWTVRALSSAGNGSAEVRPEGAGIHAVDVAVAK
- a CDS encoding DUF4395 domain-containing protein, translated to MSTETRNTSEDQAIPLATDRVDVRGPRFAAWVTTAVLVLVLLAAAVSPVAAAVLIALQAVVFAVGAAAGPRKHPYGRIFATFLAPRLAPTSETEPTPPLRFAQLLGFVFAAVSLLGFVLGSTVVGAVFAGFALFAAFLNAAFGICLGCQIYPLVARFRRTPVSAPN
- a CDS encoding sulfurtransferase, which encodes MARSDVLVSVDWAEENLNAPGVVFVEVDEDTSAYDGGHIEGAVRLDWKKDLQDQVRRDFVNQEQFSDLLSARGISNDDEVILYGGNNNWFAAYAYWYFKLYGHNNVKLLDGGRKKWELDGRPLSTEAVNRPATQYKASAPDLSIRAFRDEVIAAIGTKNLVDVRSPDEFSGKILAPAHLPQEQSQRPGHIPGAINVPWSKAANEDGTFKSDAELTEIYKEAGLDGEKDTIAYCRIGERSSHTWFVLQELLGHQNVKNYDGSWTEYGSLVGAPIELGA
- a CDS encoding Uma2 family endonuclease, which encodes MTVEPLPDWVIPPAGGFTVEEFLRMRGLPKHTELIDGSLIFVSPQRKWHRQVLDLFRRELDLQAPPHLRADREMAVKLGKRQMPEPDVIVVTLDAMNREDPDTYYFAEDLVLAVEVVSPDSEERDRETKPLKYSNAGIPHYWRIEGGDGTVVVYVYEIDPATRRYVPTGIFHDRLKVSVPFPIDIDLTAIGQRG
- a CDS encoding thioredoxin family protein; translated protein: MTEITLLALVLITALAVGLALRGRHGKLRATTPVETASARADLLAAVGVTGSGPAVLHFSADWCGPCDAVRRVVAGVATDLAETPRPPQDIEVDIDAEPALAKELNVLSLPTTFVFDIEGKERFRISGVPKAGDLRSALAPLTGQNQS
- the mshD gene encoding mycothiol synthase, encoding MRWADELDADAARAVRELLGRATAADGVAPVSEQAVLSLGEKGAAKHLIAERAGAIVGYANLVAAHGEHPAMTEVAVDPEARKSGVGTELVRAALTEGGAGARVWAHGDRPPAKAVAARLDLVTARELWQMRRPLATPELPELTVPDGIVLRTYSGPVDDAELLRVNNAAFHWHPEQGGWTERDIDVRRAEPWFDPKGLFIATGADDPSRILGFHWTKVHHEENPPAGEVYIVGIDPAAQGRGLGRLLTLAGLHHLRDRGLPEVLLYTEADNTAAVHTYTRLGFTTAHVDVAYAVRERDRT
- a CDS encoding LmeA family phospholipid-binding protein, with the protein product MRKLIIGLLCLAGLAVVVDFGAAAYSEYRVSRTLREGADLSADPEVTIHGFPFLGQAIDGRYQNMVIRAAVVRPDIPGEISVDATLTGVRVSMSDLADGNVRKVPVEKVQAAMRIEPVELGRLFNIPDLQVHSRPADKSDGTGGSGGTGMTTEGALVLTGTLPGSTAQPGKSGAQNGDKVAVQAELTLDGDQVKIVATGFYRSSDTDLTTTAVVPEADRPAVLARFTRTIDTKDLPFGVRPTKVFALGGQILVEGKGENVTIDLDRLQRP
- a CDS encoding ATP-binding cassette domain-containing protein, with product MWGLLELSPWRVAVAVGWGVLALGSGLGLAALAAWLIARAWQMPPVLDLSVAVVSVRALGISRGLCRYLERLATHDVALRSMTTARTSVYRTLAGSDVWLRRARGTDAEPRSAAPLRRGDLLVRIGSDIDDLGAVVVRALVPIAVAVVLAFAAIGLLATISVAAAVILAVALGVSGILAPWLSARAAREAETAVRADRAEFTAQALTVLDHAAELRVAGRLDAALTAAKKAGERAVAAEDKAASHTASAAAATPLAIGASVLGALLIGIAIYGPNGGSPGAMTPMALTILVLLPLSAFEAVGPLPAAAQAITTARAALRRLSAAEAADPRRESGLRELPELPAGRRIAVVGPSGAGKTTLLMSWAGLFDTPRPDTTFFAEDAHLFGTSVLENLRVARGDITEAEAEKALRAVGLGDWLDSLADGIHTELVGGAAAVSGGQRRRLLLARALLAPARVLLLDEPTEHLEAEDGADLLRALLDPASGLVDPDRTVVVVTHQLPDEHRADAIVHFDASAQVTVEYRADSAPRENTLPTC
- a CDS encoding FABP family protein encodes the protein MSDLASEGSNSAERASEQMNGSAPAGKPERGDDVTRRSGDQAVAEAAERAKSTGARNIPVLPDLPLPEDTANLRLGPDLSASMLALLPMVGVWRGEGEGNDPERGDYRFGQQIVVSHDGGDYLSWDSRSWVIEADGGYGGPDLRESGFWRVGIDGNDEVIELLLTHSSGIVELFYGTALTQSSWELATDVVIRSQSGVVVGGAKRLYGIIEGGDLAYVEERVVADGPLEPRLSARLQRYIG